Below is a genomic region from Burkholderia pseudomultivorans.
CGGACGACATGCGCAACGTCGCCGCGTACTACGGGTCGCAGACGGCGAAGCCCGGCACCGCGCGCGACGCGGCGACCGTGCCGATCGGCCAGAAGATCTACCGCGGCGGCATCGCGGACAAGGGCGTGCCCGCCTGCGCCAGCTGCCACGGCCCGACGGGGCAGGGGATTCCCGTCCAGTATCCGCGTCTGTCGGGGCAGTGGGCCGACTATACGGTCGCCCAGCTGACGGCGTTCCAGCAGGGCGTCGGCGCGAGGAACAACAACGAGGCGATGCATCAGATCGCCTCGCGTCTGTCGGACAGCGAAATCAAGGCCGTCGCGGATTACATCGCCGGCCTGCATTGAGCGGTCCGTTGCGAACGGAATGACCGGGCGCCGTCACGGCGGCCGGAGTCAGAACAAGAAAAGGGTGGGGCGCCGCGCCGTTGCGGCCGCCTTGCCCT
It encodes:
- a CDS encoding c-type cytochrome: MNRLCKSLMVLQVAAGFVGFVAEANAADAAKKPDLDRGKAIAGQVCASCHGADGNSASGSFPKLAGQHPEYLVKQLNDFKAQPGAKGPARNNAVMVGFASALSADDMRNVAAYYGSQTAKPGTARDAATVPIGQKIYRGGIADKGVPACASCHGPTGQGIPVQYPRLSGQWADYTVAQLTAFQQGVGARNNNEAMHQIASRLSDSEIKAVADYIAGLH